The Candida dubliniensis CD36 chromosome 5, complete sequence genome has a window encoding:
- a CDS encoding beta' regulatory subunit of casein kinase 2, putative (Similar to S. cerevisiae CKB2;~In S. cerevisiae: a Ser/Thr protein kinase with roles in cell growth and proliferation; the holoenzyme also contains CKA1, CKA2 and CKB1, the many substrates include transcription factors and all RNA polymerases): MANEEYVTDSSSDFTEYWIDLFLGIKGNEYFCDIDDEYIRDRFNLTGLNSEVSKLPTLIDIITDVIDIESQPEEHKDSLEHNARILYGLIHARYILTTRGLNKMFEKFRSGDFGYCPRVHCQLNPLLPIGLNDQPRMASVKLYCSKCEDLYNPKSGRHSVIDGAYFGTSFPAMFFQNFPNTVPIHAKDTYVPRVFGFKLHEYSKLNRWRELQRLKLENRLRKNGIQIDNVVGGFITNGDDEETQDNNNNSNNKQLQNVSSQYKSSSPNQK; this comes from the coding sequence ATGGCCAACGAGGAATATGTGACAGATTCGAGTTCCGATTTCACCGAATATTGGATAGACTTGTTTTTAGGTATAAAGGGAAATGAATACTTTTGTGATATTGACGATGAATACATTCGAGACCGATTCAATTTGACAGGGTTGAATCTGGAAGTTTCCAAATTACCAACTTTAATAGACATAATAACAGATGTTATAGATATAGAACTGCAACCAGAAGAACATAAAGATAGTTTGGAACATAATGCTCGTATATTGTATGGGTTGATTCATGCTAGATATATTTTAACTACTCGTGGGTTAAATAAAATGTTTGAGAAATTCAGAAGTGGCGATTTTGGCTATTGTCCTAGGGTACATTGTCAACTAAACCCTTTACTACCAATAGGTTTGAATGACCAGCCAAGGATGGCTTCGGTTAAATTGTATTGTTCTAAATGTGAAGATCTATACAATCCTAAATCAGGAAGACATTCAGTTATTGATGGTGCATATTTTGGGACTTCATTCCCAGCCATGTTTTTCCAAAACTTTCCAAATACCGTTCCAATACATGCAAAGGATACATATGTGCCAAGAGTATTTGGATTCAAATTGCACGAATATTCAAAGTTGAACAGATGGAGGGAATTACAAAGATTGAAGTTGGAAAACAGATTGAGAAAGAATGGTAtacaaattgataatgttgttgGAGGGTTTATAACAAACGGTGATGACGAGGAGACACAagataataacaataacagtaacaacaaacaactaCAAAATGTTTCTTCGCAATACAAGAGTCTGTCGCCAAATCAAAAGTAA
- a CDS encoding mitochondrial tryptophanyl-tRNA synthetase, putative (Similar to S. cerevisiae MSW1), producing the protein MTKTVALVSTQPPSLQMSLKSIHTLRRCCRPLTTTTRGTNTVQEVSQNKLVIPSNSTVFSMIQPTGRIHLGNYLGAVKSWRTLSESNTDPTNKFIYGIADLHAITIPKDPIEFKEYRYAAIASLIASGLDTSKCTLFFQSSVPEHSELNWYLTCMTSMGALNRMTQWKSKAQQSDDSSILEDNVLEKTKAGLFCYPALQAADILLYKSTHVPVGDDQSQHLELCRNIAKTFNSTYKTNVFPLPKTLLTPAKKILSLKNPKKKMSKSDPIATSCVYVTDSPEDIQLKIRKATTDSVQGSIYYDPIERPGVSNLINIVSGISNKPVDEVVKDMSDFVDHKQLKDYVTEVIISEFDDKRQLYEELMKDKAYLDTICSQGRDKAREMASVNLHQVKQIIGMD; encoded by the coding sequence atgacgAAAACAGTTGCACTAGTGTCCACACAACCCCCTTCCCTCCAAATGTCGTTAAAGTCGATACATACTTTACGCCGATGTTGTCGGCCTCTAACCACAACTACAAGAGGCACAAATACTGTCCAGGAGGTTAGTCAAAATAAACTAGTCATTCCTTCCAACTCGACAGTTTTCTCCATGATTCAACCAACGGGACGAATTCATTTGGGTAATTATTTGGGTGCAGTTAAAAGTTGGAGGACCTTGTCGGAATCAAACACTGATCCTACCAATAAATTCATATATGGCATAGCTGATTTGCATGCTATCACTATCCCCAAGGATCCCATAGAGTTTAAAGAGTATCGGTATGCAGCCATTGCGAGCTTAATAGCCAGTGGATTAGACACATCCAAATGTACACTATTTTTCCAAAGCAGTGTGCCCGAACATTCTGAGTTGAATTGGTACCTCACTTGTATGACAAGCATGGGGGCCTTGAATAGAATGACGCAATGGAAACTGAAGGCACAACAACTGGATGACAGTTCGATATTGGAGGATAATGTGTTGGAAAAGACCAAAGCAGGGTTATTTTGCTATCCGGCTTTACAGGCAGCAGATATCTTGTTATATAAATCAACGCATGTTCCAGTTGGTGACGATCAATCCCAGCATTTAGAATTGTGTCGAAACATTGCTAAAACATTTAATAGTACTTATAAGACCAATGTTTTTCCTCTTCCGAAAACACTCTTGACTCCAGCAAAAAAGATCTTGTCACTTAAAAAcccaaagaagaaaatgtcGAAATCAGATCCCATTGCAACTTCTTGTGTGTATGTGACAGACTCTCCAGAAGACATTCAACTAAAAATCAGAAAGGCAACAACTGATTCCGTACAAGGGTCGATATATTATGACCCAATTGAGCGACCAGGTGTATCCAACTTGATAAACATTGTTTCAGGTATTTCCAATAAGCCTGTCGATGAAGTGGTTAAGGATATGTCTGATTTTGTTGACCATAAGCAATTAAAGGACTATGTCACTGAAGTTATTATTAGTGAATTTGACGACAAAAGACAATTGTATGAAGAGTTAATGAAAGATAAGGCATACTTGGATACTATTTGTTCTCAAGGAAGAGACAAAGCCAGAGAGATGGCGCTGGTTAACTTGCACCAAGTGAAACAAATCATAGGTATGGATTAG
- a CDS encoding amino acid transporter, putative (Similar to S. cerevisiae GAP1), producing the protein MLHKKETNDTFVQLNRSPSTEQGQPSSNIWSSIKDSFKPALPQEKLTGVDDIPDRELTDIERININAANSNLQRKLKTRHLQMIAIGSSIGTGLFVGTGGALSTGGPAAIVLAWAISAISVFMTMQGLGELAVAFPVSGGFNLYASKFLEPGIGFAVGWNYFLQFFVLLPLELVAGAITIKYWNASINSDVFVIIFWFVVLVITMLGVRWYGEAELMFCTIKVIAVIGFIILGIVLICGGGPNHEFIGGKYWREPGPFANSFKGFASSLITAAFSFGGTEMIALTASESSNVRHALPKAIKQVFWRIVIFYLGSIIMIATLVPYNDKRLLGSSSVDVTASPFTIAIVNGGIKGLPSVINAVILISVLSVGNASVYATSRTLNSLAEQGMAPKWTGYIDRAGRPLFAILITNVFGLFALIAADNEKQVVAFNWLLALSGLSSIFTWMSINLSHIRFRRAMKVQNRSLTELPFVAQSGVWGSYFGLTLNILYLIAQFYIGLFPVGAKPNAYDFFLSYLGVPVILASWIGYKIWKRDWTLFIRAKDIDLDTGRINVDLDVLQQEIAEEKAQLAEKPFYIRIYKFWC; encoded by the coding sequence ATGCTACATAAAAAGGAAACGAACGATACATTCGTTCAATTGAATAGGTCACCATCTACTGAACAAGGACAGCCATCTAGCAACATTTGGTCATCCATCAAAGATTCATTCAAACCAGCCTTACCACAAGAAAAACTCACAGGTGTAGATGATATCCCCGATAGAGAACTCACTGATATCGAAagaatcaatatcaatgCTGCCAATTCTAATTtacaaagaaaattgaaaactagACATTTACAAATGATCGCCATTGGATCATCTATAGGAACCGGTCTTTTCGTTGGTACTGGAGGTGCATTAAGTACTGGAGGACCAGCCGCCATTGTTCTAGCATGGGCCATTAGTGCCATATCGGTTTTCATGACAATGCAAGGATTAGGTGAATTGGCAGTTGCATTTCCAGTATCGGGTggattcaatttatatGCCAGTAAATTTTTGGAACCAGGTATTGGATTTGCTGTTGGTTGGAATTATTTCttacaattttttgttttgttacCATTAGAATTAGTTGCTGGTGCCATTACTATCAAATATTGGAATGCCAGTATAAATTCTGATgtatttgttattatattctggtttgttgttcttgtgaTTACAATGTTGGGAGTGAGATGGTATGGTGAAGCAGAACTTATGTTTTGTACCATTAAAGTCATTGCTGTCATTGGATTTATCATTTTAggaattgttttaatttgtggtggtggacCAAATCATGAATTTATTGGAGGTAAATATTGGAGAGAACCTGGACCTTTTgctaattcttttaaagGTTTTGCCAGTTCACTTATCACTGCTGCATTCTCCTTTGGGGGTACAGAAATGATTGCTTTAACTGCAAGTGAAAGTTCAAATGTTAGACATGCATTACCTAAAGCGATCAAACAAGTGTTTTGGagaattgttattttttatttaggatctattattatgattgCAACTTTGGTTCCTTATAACGATAAAAGATTACTTGGAAGTTCTTCTGTTGATGTCACTGCTTCTCCATTCACGATTGCTATTGTTAACGGGGGGATTAAAGGTTTACCTAGTGTTATCAATGCCGTCATTTTGATATCGGTATTATCTGTTGGTAATGCTTCAGTCTATGCAACTTCAAGAACTTTGAACTCTCTTGCAGAACAAGGAATGGCACCTAAATGGACTGGATATATCGATAGAGCCGGAAGACCATTATTTGCTATTCTTATTACCAATGTATTTGGATTATTTGCATTGATTGCGGCCgataatgaaaaacaaGTGGTTGCTTTTAATTGGTTATTAGCTCTTTCTGGtctttcatcaattttcaCTTGGATGAGTATTAATTTGAGTCATATACGTTTTAGAAGAGCCATGAAAGTTCAAAATAGATCATTAACGGAATTACCATTTGTCGCTCAAAGTGGTGTTTGGGGATCATATTTTGGATTAACTTTAAATATCTTGTATTTAATTGCTCAATTCTATATTGGTTTATTCCCTGTTGGTGCTAAACCAAATGCTTATGACTTTTTCTTGTCGTATTTGGGTGTCCCTGTGATATTAGCATCTTGGATTGGTTataaaatttggaaaagaGATTGGacattatttattagaGCAAAAGATATCGATCTCGATACCGGTAGAATCAATGTTGATTTAGATGttttacaacaagaaataGCCGAAGAAAAAGCTCAATTGGCTGAAAAACCATTTTATATTAGAATCTATAAATTTTGGTgttag
- a CDS encoding U6 snRNA-associated Sm-like protein, putative (Similar to S. cerevisiae LSM1;~In S. cerevisiae: involved in degradation of cytoplasmic mRNAs;~spliced gene) — translation MSELSSFLEKRVHVITSDARFFEGKLEGYDKSTNIILSNCIERIIYSKDDEGEENEEISLGVYIMRGNEIVCVGEIDDELYKSINWETLKGHALKTTKNSLK, via the exons ATGTCTGAACTAAGTTCATTTTTAGAAA AGAGAGTGCATGTGATAACATCAGATGCTAGGTTTTTCGAAGGGAAATTAGAAGGATatgataaatcaacaaacatAATACTAAGTAATTGTATTGAAAGAATCATTTACTCcaaagatgatgaaggagaggaaaatgaagaaatatcATTGGGAGTTTATATAATGCGTGGTAATGAAATTGTATGTGTGGGAGAAATAGACGATGAGTTATACAAGTCGATCAATTGGGAAACATTAAAAGGTCATGCTTTGAAAACTAcgaaaaattcattaaaataa
- a CDS encoding class II aldolase, putative (Similar to S. cerevisiae MDE1;~In S. cerevisiae: acts in the methionine salvage pathway), which yields MSAPCHCQHADDDYSSIKKLSVLSPELQQEFKDPNHPANLICELCRLFYDNNWVTGTGGGISIRDVDGPNPNLVYIAPSGVQKERIQPWEMFLVELPQEKILRTPNDIPKELTKSYKYKPSACTPLFISCYTLRNAGACIHTHSQHAVMVTLFFENEKEFVISHIEQIKALPKLKYNQETGKIEKIGSMEYYDKLVIPIIENTPHEEDLTDSLQEAIKNYPGASAVLVRRHGIYVWGETVWKAKVYNEAIDYLLELAVKMKLAGIPLVKEE from the coding sequence atgtCAGCTCCATGTCATTGTCAACATGCAGATGATGACTACTCATCCATTAAAAAACTTTCAGTATTATCGCCAGaattacaacaagaattCAAAGATCCAAATCATCCTgccaatttgatttgtgaATTATGTCGTTTATTCTACGATAATAATTGGGTCACTGGTACTGGTGGAGGTATTTCTATAAGAGATGTTGATGGACCTAATCCAAATTTAGTTTATATTGCTCCATCAGGTGTACAAAAGGAAAGAATTCAACCATGGGAAATGTTTTTGGTTGAATTACCTCAAGAAAAAATCTTACGTACTCCAAATGATATTCCTAAAGAATTGACTAAAtcttataaatataaaccTAGTGCATGTACTCCATTGTTTATTAGTTGCTATACATTAAGAAATGCTGGTGCTTGTATTCATACCCATTCACAACATGCAGTAATGGTGACATTATtctttgaaaatgaaaaagaatttgtCATTAGTcatattgaacaaattaaaGCTTTAcctaaattgaaatataatCAAGAAACTGggaaaattgaaaaaatcgGAAGTATGGAATATTATGATAAATTAGTAATTCctataattgaaaatactCCTCatgaagaagatttgaCTGATTCATTACAAGAAGCCATTAAAAATTATCCTGGTGCTTCTGCCGTTTTAGTAAGAAGACACGGGATTTACGTTTGGGGGGAAACAGTATGGAAGGCAAAAGTTTATAATGAagcaattgattatttattggaatTGGCCGTTAAAATGAAACTTGCAGGTATTCCATTAgttaaagaagaataa
- a CDS encoding vacuolar protein-sorting-associated protein, putative (Similar to S. cerevisiae DID2;~In S. cerevisiae: class E protein of the vacuolar protein-sorting (Vps) pathway, associates reversibly with the late endosome, has human ortholog that may be altered in breast tumors), producing MSGLEQSLFQLKFTAKQLNRQATKASKEELQEKAKIKKALSQGNNDIAQLYAQNAIRKSNERINLLRLASRIDAVASRVQTAVTMRSVTGNMTQVIRGMDKALQTMNLERISLVMDKFETQFEDLDASTNYYETTTNNVNALTTPQDQVDELLNQVADEAGIEMKQGLNATKVEITNPIVSPNSISEEKEDKLAERLRALRN from the coding sequence atgtCTGGATTAGAACAAtcattatttcaattaaaatttactgctaaacaattaaatcGACAAGCAACAAAAGCTTCTAAAGAAGAACTTCAAGAAAAAgccaaaattaaaaaagcTTTAAGTCAAggtaataatgatattgcTCAATTATATGCACAAAATGCCATTAGAAAATCTAATGAAcgaataaatttattaagaTTAGCTTCAAGAATTGATGCTGTTGCTTCTAGAGTTCAAACTGCTGTAACAATGAGATCAGTCACGGGGAATATGACTCAAGTAATTCGTGGTATGGATAAAGCATTACAAACAATGAATTTAGAAAGAATTTCATTGGTGATggataaatttgaaactcaatttgaagatttagatgcttcaacaaattattatgaaaCTACTACAAATAATGTTAATGCTTTAACAACTCCACAAGATCAAGTAgatgaattattgaatcaagTTGCTGATGAAGCAGGTATTGAAATGAAACAAGGTTTAAATGCAACAAAAGTGGAAATAACAAATCCAATTGTATcaccaaattcaatttcagaagagaaagaagaTAAATTGGCAGAAAGATTAAGAGCATtaagaaattaa
- a CDS encoding serine/threonine protein kinase, bud growth and assembly of the septin ring, putative (Similar to S. cerevisiae HLS1;~In S. cerevisiae: protein kinase that regulates the morphogenesis and septin checkpoints; associates with the assembled septin filament; required along with Hsl7p for bud neck recruitment, phosphorylation, and degradation of Swe1p) produces the protein MSTVVNRKSSHQFDSPNNLLDHSSSMNVDKVVQSVTNATKRLSQISTNTNNSNKKRKTQNKIGPWKLGRTLGRGSTGRVRLAKNTTTGQLAAVKIVPKSNFKKLENPKYKRSKEDATRLPYGIEREIIIMKLISHPNIMGLYDVWENKNDLYLILEYIEGGELFDYLIKRGKLQEYEAINYFKQIINGINYLHQFNICHRDLKPENLLLDFNKNIKIADFGMAALEVKEKLLETSCGSPHYASPEIVAGKNYHGAPSDIWSCGIILFALLTGHLPFDDENIRKLLLKVQSGKFNMPPELSFEAKDLITKMLKVNPRERITIDAILTHPLLAKYPEPSVSYSSTTTLDINSINIKQIESIDKIDKEILKNLSVLFHNCDEKTIISRLLSPNRCPEKMFYYLLMKYRNEHLSNSNSFNSSNDLDSTKSLPRSTSYVKTTVTDHATGEKHTTVKKIQQSSSIYSNRSLLKKSTSAKGNVLSNITNRPNTPKQFSASNSFNKKKAHHSKTQIYASRSRNTSSRSLKSNSSAGRNGVNASATSVNKIPEISGATVLQPIPSMALNRGEEQQSNKIKKNLTDTFGNNKSLLNFQLICEEVFENDKENSKPPPPPPSAPVPSLPPPPIEAPTLRTNSVKRGKTWSLARRERELAEQVRQRNEARENKLKAEELARKELEQEKKRIAEEKRRLEQQERELDEKQKLQEKQKAALEKLKKHQSANDFEGLFATNRRSVTDMPTGLSSLDPRAHMVSRANTIGSSNLSSSSVNIDENASKVLHKFGIDVAPSPKRFSRASKTSTSKNLSAFLAPTVSRNLSSQLKTSSSKNLAGYLHAATDTNGSSGATNKKDASTNEALTIEEFNAKERTAMSPSISKTSVNKRNSNQSSYYRSMFSDNDEVTKVRTRDSRLPVPSVQEEQQQEQEEEMDMENSIDDDNISLIPNPRFSRFSFGGLLGSNTVANEEGDWTIMNSTLNHSNTVVRRTHNKSSTMLGLGIKMRDTTTIKEDEEFEDDEKPFISVPSSEDDEEANAQKNKHGGLRDSGNYDFDEEHSVASTANTEYSDASQGQIPGSHTIHQMETELSNFDLLSYRVADVGKVNTHKPSIVDSKETLLKNQSSEEATIEVNEEDNGNHDRREDHGFNGRDDENYDDNSEEDDDEEDDDDDDDARSSFEARPHSHNYSLAEITSESPVGGGYESPSIANDFKKSRHSTGIFSTTQFPRSPYIVNNNNEASNKDEIGQQQQQQQQQQQQQQIKHVLNDDHKELITSPVQDTFDTKKPAESNSLFRRLSLNPNRAAPKAPKAPASASSPITTAAKANISQPLSSPIKGHNRFSRISVGSKNILQTEDKTTKSSNWFKKFFHSLTTTPSSKEAQSGKSSNKVASKDIKIIDTSLTASQLIRVIKYQLELKKIEGSISKVDIDEEFGLISGIIPSKFANGRKLKFKIEIIDLINSSSLHVIKIKGNDKGFQSLVNIVSFIIKKEEQDKISTK, from the coding sequence ATGTCAACCGTTGTTAATAGAAAGTCATCACATCAATTTGACTCCCCGAATAATCTATTGGATCATTCGTCTTCAATGAATGTGGATAAAGTGGTTCAATCGGTTACAAATGCCACTAAGCGTCTATCACAAATATCTACCAACACCAATAATTccaacaagaaaagaaaaactcaaaacaaaattggACCTTGGAAATTGGGTCGAACTTTAGGTAGAGGTTCCACTGGTAGAGTGAGGTTGGCTAAAAATACCACCACAGGGCAATTAGCCGCTGTCAAAATTGTTCCTAAATCAAACttcaaaaaattagaaaatcCCAAATATAAACGCTCTAAAGAAGATGCTACAAGATTACCATATGGTATTGAAcgtgaaattattattatgaaattaataTCTCATCCAAATATCATGGGACTTTATGATGTTTgggaaaataaaaatgatttatacTTGATATTAGAATATATTGAAGGAGGTGAACTTTTCGATTATTTGATCAAACGAGGTAAATTACAAGAATACGAGgcaataaattattttaaacaaataatcaatggtatcaattatttacaTCAATTCAACATTTGTCATCGTGATTTGAAACCAGAAAACTTGTTATTggatttcaataaaaatatcaagATTGCCGATTTTGGTATGGCTGCTTTAGAAGTCAAggaaaaattattggaaacCTCTTGTGGTTCTCCTCATTATGCATCCCCAGAAATTGTTGCTGGTAAAAACTATCATGGAGCTCCTTCAGATATCTGGTCATGTGGGATCATTTTATTTGCCTTATTAACGGGTCATTTACcgtttgatgatgaaaatattagaaaattattattaaaagtCCAAAGTGGGAAATTTAATATGCCTCCTGAATTGAGTTTTGAAGCTAAAGATTTGATAACTAAAATGTTAAAAGTAAACCCAAGGGAACGTATCACCATTGATGCTATATTGACGCATCCATTATTGGCCAAATACCCAGAACCATCGGTTTCATATTCTTCTACTACCACTTTGGATATAAACagtatcaatatcaaacaGATTGAATCTATTGATAAAATAGACAAGGAAATCcttaaaaatttatcagTTTTATTTCACAATTGTGATGAAAAAACTATAATCTCAAGATTATTGTCACCCAATAGATGCCCAGAAAAAATGttctattatttattgatgaaatatcGAAACGAGCATTTATCAAATTCGAATTCATTCAATAGTAGCAATGATTTGGATTCTACCAAATCTTTACCAAGGTCAACTTCATACGTAAAGACTACTGTGACCGATCATGCCACTGGTGAAAAACATACCACAGTGAAAAAAATCCAGCaatcatcttcaatttaCTCAAACCGatcattattgaaaaaatctaCTTCGGCAAAGGGGAAtgtattatcaaatatcaCCAATAGACCAAACACCCCAAAACAATTTAGTGCatccaattcatttaataaaaagaaagctCATCATAGTAAAACCCAGATATATGCATCAAGAAGTAGAAATACATCATCTCGttctttaaaatcaaattcatcagcTGGAAGAAATGGTGTTAATGCTTCTGCCACTTCGGTAAACAAAATTCCCGAAATTTCTGGTGCTACAGTTTTACAACCAATTCCACTGATGGCTTTGAATAGAGGTgaagaacaacaactgaacaaaatcaagaaaaatttaactGACACTTTTGgcaataataaatctttattgaattttcaattgatttgtgAAGAAGTGTTTGAAAATGACAAGGAGAATTcaaaaccaccaccaccaccaccatcagCGCCAGTACCATCgttaccaccaccaccaattgAGGCTCCAACATTGAGAACAAACTCTGTGAAAAGAGGCAAAACATGGTCATTAGCAAGAAGAGAACGAGAATTGGCTGAACAAGTACGTCAACGAAATGAAGCTCGtgaaaacaaattaaagGCAGAAGAACTTGCTCGGAAAGAACTTGAACAGGAAAAGAAACGTATTGCAGAAGAGAAAAGACGTTtggaacaacaagaaagagAACTTGATGAAAAGCaaaaattacaagaaaaacaaaaagcCGCccttgaaaaattgaagaagcaTCAAAGTGctaatgattttgaaggATTGTTTGCGACCAATCGTCGTTCGGTAACAGATATGCCCACAGGGTTATCACTGTTGGATCCAAGGGCTCACATGGTTTCCAGAGCCAATACTATAGGGTCATCAAATTTGAGTAGTAGCTCAGTGAacattgatgaaaatgcATCCAAAGTATTGCACAAGTTTGGAATTGACGTTGCTCCTTCACCTAAACGGTTTTCTCGTGCTTCCAAAACATCGACATCGAAAAACTTGTCAGCATTTTTGGCACCTACAGTTTCCCGTAATTTATCATcacaattgaaaacatcAAGCTCAAAGAATTTGGCAGGTTATTTACATGCTGCAACCGATACTAATGGTTCTAGTGGTGCTACCAACAAAAAGGATGCTTCTACCAATGAAGCACTTACAATTGAGGAATTCAATGCAAAGGAAAGAACTGCCATGTCACCTTCAATTTCTAAAACATCAgtaaacaaaagaaatagcAATCAAAGCAGTTATTACCGGTCTATGTTTAGTGACAATGATGAAGTAACTAAAGTTCGAACTAGAGATAGTCGTTTACCTGTTCCTTCTGTTCAGGAAgagcaacaacaagaacaagaagaggAAATGGATATggaaaattcaattgatgatgataatatttcattaatcCCAAATCCAAGATTCTCaagattttcttttggtggGTTATTAGGATCAAATACTGTTGCCAATGAAGAAGGAGATTGGACAATAATGAATAGTACCCTCAACCATTCAAACACAGTTGTTAGGAGAACTcataataaatcatctaCCATGTTGGGTTTAGGAATTAAAATGAGAGATACGACAACAATcaaagaagatgaagaatttgagGATGATGAGAAACCATTTATTTCTGTACCTTCTTCTGAAGACGACGAAGAAGCGAATgcacaaaaaaataaacatgGTGGACTTCGTGATAGTGGGAACtatgattttgatgaagaaCATTCAGTTGCAAGTACTGCTAATACTGAATACTCGGATGCATCTCAAGGACAAATACCAGGTTCCCATACCATCCATCAAATGGAAACTGAATTATCTAATTTTGATCTTTTGAGTTATAGAGTAGCTGATGTTGGGAAAGTTAACACACATAAGCCAAGCATAGTCGATTCCAAGGAAACTTTACTTAAAAATCAATCATCTGAAGAAGCCACTATTGAGgttaatgaagaagataatgGTAATCACGATAGGAGAGAGGATCATGGTTTCAATGGTAGAGATGATGAGaattatgatgataatagtgaagaagacgatgatgaagaagacgatgatgatgatgacgatgcTAGAAGCTCATTTGAAGCCAGACCACATAGTCATAATTATTCATTAGCAGAAATAACCAGTGAAAGTCCAGTAGGTGGAGGATATGAATCACCTTCAATTGccaatgattttaaaaagTCAAGACATTCGACGGGTATTTTCAGTACTACTCAGTTCCCACGATCTCCATATAttgtcaataataataatgaagcTTCCAATAAAGATGAAATTGgtcagcaacaacaacaacaacaacaacaacaacaacaacaacaaatcaaacatGTTTTAAATGATGATCATAAGGAATTGATTACCAGTCCAGTGCAAGATACTTTTGATACCAAGAAACCTGCAGaatccaattcattatttagAAGATTATCATTGAATCCTAATAGAGCAGCACCTAAAGCACCTAAAGCGCCAGCGTCAGcatcatcaccaataaCAACTGCAGCTAAGGCTAATATTTCACAACCACTTTCATCTCCTATAAAAGGACATAATAGATTTTCACGAATATCAGTTGGATCGAAAAACATTTTACAAACAGAAGATAAAACTACCAAGAGTAGTAATTGGTTTAAGAAATTCTTCCATTCATTAACAACTACACCAAGTTCTAAAGAAGCACAATCGGGAAAAAGTTCAAATAAAGTAGCTTCTAAAgatattaaaatcattgataCTTCATTGACAGCATCTCAACTAATAAGGGTGattaaatatcaattagaattgaaaaaaattgaaggaTCAATTTCTAaagttgatattgatgaagaatttggaTTAATATCAGGAATTATTCCAAGTAAATTTGCCAATGGtagaaaattgaaatttaaaattgaaattattgatttaataaattcatcttcattacatgtaattaaaataaaaggTAATGATAAAGGATTTCAAAGTTTGGTTAATATTGTTAGttttataattaaaaaagaagaacaagataaaatttcaacaaaatga